In the Oncorhynchus keta strain PuntledgeMale-10-30-2019 chromosome 32, Oket_V2, whole genome shotgun sequence genome, TACATGATCGTATACACTGTCAACTATTTGTGAAGCTTGAAGGCATTTAAAATGGTGTGAATGACTGGTACATACATGGTTGATGCGCAAGCGTATTCTCAGGCTACTTACTAGCTAGGCACAACCACTGCTGTATACGGTCAGTTGGTATTGTCACAGTAGCAACCTTTTGTTTGAAGTGTACGGTAGATGTTGTTGTTATTTTTATTGTAACCAGTTCGACTTGAGTGATCGTGTCACAACTAACTATTCAACCTTGTTGAGATGCTTCCCTTTTGATTGTTACCAACGCAGCGACAGCTTTCTAAAAGGTGACGTAAGAAGATGTTTAGAAGGATTTTGTCCATGCAAATGTTACATTTCACGTTGCCGTACCTAGCTAATACATTAACACTAGGTGAAATAGACTGGCATTATGTAGGCCTAGTTGTATTGTTTCTGAAAAAAGACAGCCTCTTTCCATGTGGTTGTGAAATCCTCCTAGCTTTTTGTTAAGACAGAATGTCTCTTAAAGAGAACGCATTGTAATTCTATGTAGGTTACAGGCCCACACTGATGAAATGAATCGAGTCAGTAAATACTCAGTAGTGTTTCATGGGAGTAATGGTTGAATATTGCAATACATGGTGTGAGTGTATGGTTTACACTGTAGTTACCAGGTCCTGATCGTTTCCTACCAAAATATAAAGCCTGGCTCTGAACTCTGATCTGTTGATAAAACCTCTCACATGACCCAGTAGAATTAATCAACTGCTAAATAATTATCACAAGTCCCATTGTTACAAACTGAATAACCAGCGGTAGACCATTGTGATGTTCTGCACTGTGACAAACTATAGTTGACAGTATTCCATAGCTGAATGTCATGCCCGGGTGAGCAATGTGTGATATAAAGCAATGTCACTATCCCTGACAAATAAATTAATCTATGGTGTTTAATACAGGCCCTGATTAATGTTAGGCCTGAGCTGGGTCTCTAGAGTTAAAACCATCATGTTGTAAAGAAACCTAACCCTTTATGAACCCTAATCCATCTACTACCATCACATCTGTATTTCTGTCAGGTGATGCCTCTTCTGACAACACCACAGGCAATGGAGAGAACCTCATGcccatttttttttaacaatttCCGGAAAGATATTTGGTTCCCCTTGGTAGTTTAAATATGCACAACTAGTCCTGCGCAATTGATGACTTTTTTTCCATTCCCGAATTGGTATGTCCATTGCCCACAAAACTGAGGTTGACTGAGAATGCTTCTTCTCGTTCTTCCTCGTTCTGCTCTGGCGTGAGCTACTTCCATTTCCAAAGTATTACGTTGAGAGGAAGTAGACCTGTAATTGTGGTGAGGTATAATGTGGTCAGTGTTGTAGGATGGCCTAGGCCTAATCATAGGAAAAACATGACAAGGTCATACACACAATGAAAAGCTCTATAGTAGTTTAGTAATGAGAACTGACTGAATCATGCTTCCCATCTGTATGTACTACATTGTCAACTGAGAGATAGAAGAAGCTTTTCTTAGGCCACCTAAATTGGTGTGGCGCTTTATAAATTATACCTCATATATCCTTCTCCAGGTCCAAGTCGTTTCTGGGCTTTGACACACATACAGTCCACGCAGCAGCGCCTTTGCAGTGGCTGCAGAATATGGCGTGGTTGAGGGTGCTAAATAAATGATGATCCTGCTCCAGTGTCACGTGGAGTTTGGCTCAGAAGACTCgcttccttccctccctcgtGTCTGACAATTTTCTACTATCCAGGCCCCAGCTGACTCTGGGGAGCTCTCCCGGGCCCTTCCAGGGAGATATGTTGTTGctctttctcttgtctctctttcAGGCCTCATCTTCCAAATGTCCCTCTGTATTTCCCACTTTCTCTGTACCTCCTCAGCAGCCCTACAAATGTAATCATGTAGCCTATCTCTGGAATCCAGACCGCTGTCTGCTAATCAACCTGCTCAAGCTACACACTCACTCAATTCATTTAGGTGTTTGCAGTTAATGGTCATCCTGTGTTGGAATGTGCAAAGTAATTGTAAGATGGCCTACCGCTGATTGGGGAAGAAATGTTCCATTAGTCAAAGTTTGCCTTTGATTCGAGGTCTAGTGGATTATGTTGTGTTTGTATCATTTGTTTTAAATTAGCCTATGCCAAGTGTAAAATATAAGACTGTACGGTCAGGATTGACTCGTAACACCTTGGCCTCTTCTCGTCTGTTTGTTCTGTGTCTATAGTGAACTGTCAACACCATGGATCTGAGAGTGGGGAACAAGTACCGACTGGGACGGAAAATAGGGAGTGGGTCCTTTGGAGACATTTACCTTGGTAAGTGGAAGTgttccatctccctctgttgGCATTTCTCTTCTTCCTTGTCCTTTTCTCCATTTGCCTCTGTCTACTGGCCTAGTCCCCATATTGGCTTTTTTCCTCCCCTGAGCCGTAGACTTTCCATTCCCTGGGTGTTCAACCGGAGTTTCTTTCCATGTTCATGGTTCACAAGTTGTTCCTGAGTCtagccctagtgtgtgtgtgtgtgtgtgtgtgtgtgtgtgtgtgtgtgtgtgtgtgtgtgtgtgtgtgtgtgtgtgtgtgtgtgtgtgtgtgtgtgtgtgtgtgtgtgtgtgtgtgtgtgtgtgtgtgtgtgtgtgtgtgtgtgtgtgtgtgtgtgtgtgtgtgtgtgtgtgtgcgcgcgcgcgcactTCCTCAGGTGCCAACATTGCCACGGGTGAGGAGGTGGCCATTAAGCTGGAATGTGTGAAGACCAAACACCCACAGCTGCACATCGAGAGCAAGTTCTACAAGATGAtgcaaggaggaggtgaggagaattGGGGGGGTGTGACTGAGAAGGAACATTAGTAAATGCCATATTGACACGTCTGAGTGTATTGGGATCAGTAAGTAGTGACTGTATCACAAATGGTCAAATGTACCCATTTAttgcatttattttatttcagaaGTATCATGTTCACCAAAAACTATGTGTTGAGCACTGAAACACTCTTTTGCTGAAGTTGTTGTATGACATTAGTCATAAAGGATGTATGCGCATGTAACTATGGTTAGATGTACACTAAAAGCTCATTATTTGTGCCTGCCTAACAGTGGGGATTCCCTCGATAAAGTGGTGCGGGGCAGAGGGAGACTACAACGTCATGGTGATGGAGCTCCTGGGCCCCAGTCTGGAAGACCTCTTCAACTTCTGTTCCCGCAAGTTCAGCCTCAAAACGGTGCTACTGCTGGCAGACCAGATGGTACAGAACTCTTATGGTGTCATCTTTTCCCCTCAACTTTCATCGTACTGTTTGTCCTCTATACCCTTCACCTCTCTGTCTGCTGTCCTAACTTTGCTTCTGCTGCTGTGTCACCCTTTTCTCTTAACTTTGCTGTGTATTACTCTTCTATGGTCTTTGGCTGTCCTTTCTCTACTTCCTGTCCTCCTCATTGTTATTCCTTTTGCTCAGATTTGTTCTGTTACTTATTGTTGCTGTTTTTACCAATGTTGTGCCCCCGAAAGGCATTGGGTGTTGGAGGGTTTAAATTACGGTTAGCTTACAGTAAGGTTTCAAGGTTTTTACAGACTATGCCAGCAGAGCTTTGTTGTCTCGCTTCTCCTTTTCTTCTGAatccccctctgtcctccccaGATCAGTCGCATCGAGTACATTCACTCCAAGAACTTCATCCATCGCGACGTAAAGCCTGACAACTTCCTCATGGGGCTGGGGAAGAAGGGCAACCTGGTGTACATCATCGACTTTGGCCTGGCCAAGAAGTACAGAGACGCCCGCACACACCAGCACATCCCCTACAGGGAGAACAAGAACCTGACGGGCACTGCACGCTACGCGTCCATCAACACCCACCTGGGCATCGGTAAGGGACTTTTTAAATCACCTCCTCCTGTTTGGCTGAAGTATCTAAATGTCTTCATGAATGTGATTTCATTTTACCCTCCAATGCTCATGCctagtgttgagatgtagtgacTATTGTCCCTTTGTTCTTAGCTTACATATTTTGATACCACTCAATTCTGTCTATGTCCTAAATAGCAAATCATTCAAACCTGTCTACCGTTCTTCAGAGCAGTCTCGGCGTGACGACCTGGAGTCTCTGGGATATGTCCTCATGTACTTCAACCTGGGCTCTCTGCCCTGGCAAGGCCTCAAAGCCGCCACAAAGAGGCAGAAGTACGAACGCATCAGCGAGAAAAAGATGTCCACCCCCATCGAGGTGCTCTGCAAAGGATACCCCTGTAAGTGACTGCTAGTATCGGTCTGGGCTGTGACATTTTGTATCAATGTGTGTGGACAACTATTTTCCTTCCCCATTGTGTTGTAACAAACATTTGCATATACCACAGTCTCTCAATCCTGGGTTTTTGCTCACCCTTCCCTTTTATTGCCATTGCTTGTCTGCAGCCGAGTTCTCCACCTACCTGAATTTCTGCCGCTCATTGCGCTTTGACGACAAGCCAGACTACTCATACCTTCGTCAGCTCTTCAGGAATCTGTTCCACAGACAAGGCTTCTCCTATGACTACGTATTCGACTGGAACATGCTCAAATTTGTGAGTTTGCCACACCAAAGCTCTTATTCTTTACAAGGAACTAAGTGCTACATTCTGTCTGTCTACACccgggctctccaaccctgttcctggagagctactgtcctgtaggttttcactctaaccttGCACACATGATTTCTAATAATTAGCTTGTTGATAAGCTGAATCCGGTTAGTTACAAcaggttggagcgaaaaccttacaggagggtagctctccaaaAACAGGGTTGTAAAAGCAGTGGTATGTATACACTATCCAGTGTTTCCACATAACCAGAATGATTCTGAAAGATTTGGATGTAGTTCTATGTAGAGGTATGGGTTTGCTGAAACCTGCGTGGTCTCCTCTCAGGGTGCCAGTAGGACAGCAGAAGAcggtgagaggaggggagctgaCGAAAGGGACGAGCGTATCGTAGGAGTCCCTCGGGGATCTGCTGCACGGGGTCTCCCGCCAGGGCCAACCCCATCAGCCGCCAACAGAGTTAGGAATGGACCTGAGCAGGCCATCTCTAACCCTGCATCACGGGTGCAGCAGTCTGGTGAGCACACACCTGTGCTCTTAACTAGAGCTATAGTTGAATGGAATAGAAACATGTAGGAAATGATTCAaaaagggcagagagagagtgtgtgtgtgtctaacacaTTTCAGTTAATTACTATAGCTCCCTCCTTCTgccaatcagtgtaattttgtaaatgccGGATCCCTATGACAAGACATTCTTCCAAGTTTCGTCAAAATTGTCCCAGTGCTGTCGGAGGTTGCATGTGACTAATTTACGAATGAACGGAGACTAAGCTACTCCCCGATTTCATCGCTGGGGACAATGAAATAGCTTTTGATATAGATAAATACTTTTGTAAACGCATTGACAGGAATGACGGTTTGCAAAGTCAACAGTTCTATTTCGAAATGGCCTTCTCCCTTGTATTCTTCCTCTTTCAGGGAACACGTCGCCGCGGGCTATCTCTCGCGCTGAGCGTGAGCGGAAGGTGAGCATGCGGCTCCACCGAGGAGCCCCCGCAAACGTGTCATCCTCTGACCTCACAGCCCGTCTTGACCAATCCCGAATTTCTACATCGCAGGTACGCTAACGCTACCCCATCATACGTCATCACAAACCCTAAAACCCAGGTGTCATGCACCTGAGCCCAACTCCTATGACTAACTTTTTGAGGGGGAATATCAACTAGAAAAATGTCCACCCTTCCAGAACAAGATTACATTTCTTGTCAAAGTTTCAGAGAACTTCCTATTAGTGTTTAGCTTCTATATTATGTAGCATGCAGTGGGTTGatttattattgttatattgtgcCAGACTTGAAGCACTCGTTCGCCCTCTCATTTGCACTCCAATTTGttctctccactcttctctctctctctccaggtcagcATGCCATTTGAGCACCTGGGGAAGTGAAACCTTCAGCGCCACATTCACTGGATCCTGACAGGTGAGGATGTCTCTTTCCCTAAGTTGACACACAGGACTTAAATGTACCTAGTTTGTCAGACAGGTGATAAATGACAAAAAAACACTATCTACACATCTGACTAAATACGCAATCTTCCATTGCAGGGCTTTAAGAGATCCTTTGTCCCAATTTGGTTTATTTTGTGAATTTCTGCTAATTGGACAAATAAGTGGATCTTGGAGGAAAGGCCAGAGAATCATAAACTGATGAAAGGATGGCAGTTGGTCAAGGACTGCAGGAATttctcccctccaccctaactTTGATGGGATAAACCTTGCCTGTAATAGTACGAGGATAAGATAGTGAATAACACCCTCCTCTCCACTGACTCATTTACCCCATGGTAGCTTGGATCATGCACCCCCTTCCACACATCTTTGTCCCTCCCCCACTATTCTCTGGGCGGCTGGCAGAGGTAGAAGACTGATTTGGGGGTTGAAAAAGCCAAGCAGGTGCTCCTTTGCCAAATATAGTTGCGGGCACAAACGCGTTCCAAGGAAAGGTCAACTCGAAATTTGGGCTTGTGTGGATTTAGCCATTTCTGTTTACACTgcaaagaccacacacacacacacacacacaaatgtacccATGTATGTTTTAACCAGTTCATTTATAGAATAGTAAGGGGCTGTACTCCATTAGTATCATTTACTGTGAATATTTTGTGAATAGATCATATTAATTTGGTGGGGGTCTTGTTGAGGCTTGGGCAATTTTAGTTTCTTATTTGATGTTTTAATTTGAAAAGGAAAGGTACAGCTGAAGAGAAGGAATGGTGAGAGAGATGGGTGGGTGGTA is a window encoding:
- the LOC118365469 gene encoding casein kinase I; the protein is MDLRVGNKYRLGRKIGSGSFGDIYLGANIATGEEVAIKLECVKTKHPQLHIESKFYKMMQGGVGIPSIKWCGAEGDYNVMVMELLGPSLEDLFNFCSRKFSLKTVLLLADQMISRIEYIHSKNFIHRDVKPDNFLMGLGKKGNLVYIIDFGLAKKYRDARTHQHIPYRENKNLTGTARYASINTHLGIEQSRRDDLESLGYVLMYFNLGSLPWQGLKAATKRQKYERISEKKMSTPIEVLCKGYPSEFSTYLNFCRSLRFDDKPDYSYLRQLFRNLFHRQGFSYDYVFDWNMLKFGASRTAEDGERRGADERDERIVGVPRGSAARGLPPGPTPSAANRVRNGPEQAISNPASRVQQSGNTSPRAISRAERERKVSMRLHRGAPANVSSSDLTARLDQSRISTSQVSMPFEHLGK